A window from Drosophila nasuta strain 15112-1781.00 chromosome 3, ASM2355853v1, whole genome shotgun sequence encodes these proteins:
- the LOC132792226 gene encoding bromodomain-containing protein DDB_G0280777, with protein MRLLILSLLAVAAHGHSISYRNNLQAFAPARGEFPVRSELAQGYLRYLDNTGAERLVGFNYPEPLYGIRSEIYTPEQLRVASNKLEAQQQHLALFRAWCEQRYNALRVELERLRAEGKQPSANILSQFEPLEQLIKTNAFEPVPGLSPEVQRARDEHLRIWNESRLQVLQAELAQGGQLQSIDQRFTPESVLLKTTPVQPIAKQPQATQAAKLSPEPLPIKPATSNQAAQQPYVPLESPKPVQETAEVLRAREEHLKLFNAALQAQQAQPAQAITLKKSSYIQAQPQQTPQIAQIAPQAPQILQTPKLAPLPVPQIPQLAPLPVPQTPQQAPMPVEETPEVKRAREEHLQQVNEIRRQQQELKKLQPLDPLSTATTSSEYKKPEAIAPLPAVTIKNSIPQAQPAAAPIPIKNIHEQKIQLLTQIKLKAEDKVADYEDRIRFEEREREAELFREKELRREEQKQAELEREREELRLIEEQQQLAAERQALQMQEQQRLESERQQEAKRLQAEQQFIFAVDSTPSQPISSYKVIAPTPVKPQTQPQAAQPLIQPQAIAQQQQVQNGFFLRIQAGGQQGAEAIPETIAQNPFLIRYIQQPEQAQVKVLSSSTGSSSSSAASASLSSSSTSSTSITTGLSELEKATREHFKAHEIALEQLRLANLKNPEASPIPCQHN; from the coding sequence ATGCGTCTGCTGATCCTCAGCCTGCTGGCTGTGGCCGCCCATGGTCATAGCATCAGCTATCGCAACAATCTGCAAGCCTTTGCCCCGGCACGTGGTGAGTTCCCAGTTCGGAGTGAACTAGCCCAAGGCTATCTACGCTATCTGGACAACACTGGCGCCGAGCGTTTGGTTGGCTTCAACTACCCGGAACCATTGTACGGCATTCGCAGCGAGATCTACACGCCGGAACAGTTACGCGTCGCCAGCAACAAATTGGaggcacagcaacagcacttGGCTCTCTTCCGCGCCTGGTGCGAACAGCGTTACAATGCCCTGCGTGTGGAGCTGGAACGTCTGCGTGCCGAAGGCAAACAGCCCTCGGCCAACATTCTGTCGCAATTTGAACCGTTGGAGCAACTGATTAAGACCAACGCCTTTGAGCCTGTGCCTGGCCTGAGTCCCGAGGTGCAACGTGCACGCGATGAACATTTGCGCATCTGGAATGAGAGTCGACTGCAAGTGTTGCAAGCTGAACTCGCTCAAGGCGGACAGCTGCAGTCTATAGATCAACGATTCACACCCGAGAGCGTTCTGCTAAAGACCACTCCAGTGCAGCCAATCGCAAAGCAGCCACAGGCAACTCAGGCGGCTAAATTGTCACCAGAACCATTGCCAATCAAGCCAGCCACCAGCAATCAGGCAGCCCAGCAGCCCTATGTGCCCCTGGAGTCACCGAAGCCGGTGCAGGAGACCGCCGAAGTGTTGCGTGCTCGTGAGGAGCATCTCAAGCTCTTCAACGCAGCTCTGCAAGCTCAGCAAGCTCAACCTGCACAAGCCATAACATTGAAGAAAAGCTCCTACATTCAGGCACAGCCGCAGCAGACACCACAGATTGCTCAGATCGCTCCTCAGGCTCCACAGATTTTACAGACCCCCAAACTCGCTCCTCTACCCGTGCCACAGATTCCACAACTCGCTCCTCTGCCCGTGCCACAGACACCACAGCAGGCTCCGATGCCCGTAGAGGAAACGCCCGAGGTGAAGCGCGCTCGTGAGGAGCATCTGCAACAAGTCAACGAGATTCGGCGTCAACAGCAGGAGCTCAAGAAGCTACAGCCTCTGGACCCATTGTCAACTGCCACAACAAGTAGCGAGTACAAAAAACCTGAAGCTATTGCTCCCCTGCCTGCCGTCACTATCAAGAACTCTATTCCCCAAGCACAGCCAGCAGCTGCTCCGATTCCCATTAAGAATATTCATGAGCAAAAGATACAGTTGCTGACACAAATCAAGCTTAAAGCTGAGGACAAAGTTGCTGACTATGAGGACAGAATACGCTTCGAAGAGCGCGAACGGGAAGCTGAGCTTTTCCGTGAAAAGGAACTGCGTCGCGAGGAACAGAAACAGGCTGAGTTGGAACGGGAACGCGAAGAGTTGCGTTTGAtcgaagagcagcagcagctagcaGCAGAGCGTCAAGCGCTGCAGATGCAGGAACAGCAGCGACTCGAGAGTGAACGTCAGCAGGAGGCGAAGCGTCTGCAGGCCGAGCAACAGTTCATCTTTGCCGTTGACTCCACTCCCAGCCAGCCGATCAGCAGCTACAAAGTGATTGCCCCGACGCCAGTGAAGCCCCAAACTCAGCCTCAGGCTGCACAGCCACTGATACAGCCTCAAGCTattgcccagcagcagcaggtacAGAACGGTTTCTTTTTGCGCATTCAGGCTGGCGGCCAGCAGGGTGCTGAAGCTATTCCCGAGACCATTGCCCAGAATCCCTTTCTCATCCGTTACATTCAGCAACCGGAGCAGGCACAAGTGAAAGTACTCAGCTCTTCCACCGGGTCAAGCAGTTCCTCAGCCGCTTCCGCATCGCTTTCGAGTTCTAGTACTAGCTCCACTTCGATTACCACCGGACTCAGTGAACTGGAGAAGGCGACGCGAGAGCATTTTAAAGCCCATGAGATTGCCTTGGAGCAGCTGCGTCTGGCCAATCTGAAGAATCCCGAAGCGAGTCCGATTCCCTGCCAGCACAATTAG
- the LOC132788689 gene encoding bromodomain-containing protein homolog, giving the protein MGLDFDVVEYCKGVKTKQSLPPFGCPVRDCDRSYKTLVGLQGHLTNYDHDNPQPLTPILKPNRKKARSSRALHSTPKGNDSGSGGGDGGGIGGGGATKNNDSEFSNAAHRNVHCNPESLVSYNEVEATVTFNIDGKSVRLGIDDPLPIVDDEEFVRLVERGCILNADAPPLEEKASWAKVQVPVANVREIADYHVPDAPARPLAYYRFIEKSAEELDGEIEYDVDEEDSAWLEHMNEQRAKQNLNAIGIDTMELLMDRLEKESHFQAAANGTPTGVEVDDDAVCCICLDGECQNTNVILFCDMCNLAVHQDCYGVPYIPEGQWLCRRCLQSPSKAVNCVLCPNAGGAFKQTDHGQWAHVVCALWIPEVRFANTVFLEPIDSIETIPPARWRLTCYVCKEKGLGACIQCHRNSCYAAFHVTCAQQAGLYMTMDTVKDGHNDSSVHVQKFAYCHAHTPADAKLKTNVPDFEDTRLKMREARKALAKKRSTAPVVLIPTIPPDRVQEIASMVHMQKKKEFLDRIIAYWTLKRHYRNGVPLLRRLQSQGNNHGVIQRNGIEGSPDTKELYRQLKYWQCLRQDLERARLLCELVRKREKLKVAFVKISEEVVMLQLNPLESALGKLLDALETRDTMEIFREPVDTSEVPDYMDIVKHPMDLGTMRTRLKDCRYTSLEQLEADFDLMIQNCLAYNNKDTVFYRAGIRMRDQAAPLFVQLRKELQRDGLLERNQRSHVDHVEGEVEQELRQLLAAPPSEDVVQKLLILADKSQVLKNPSYRTKKIKQIRLEITRMRKALQKARFAARHAAHAHSQTDDDEDEDTGVTPSKKRTRKRLNSSAMDLDESQDMQVHHNDDDEDDDDDSEDDSMAEDSISKNAGHMAQTPPCSPVKSLNNSSSPVGINRRTAILLTRKAQAALKRPSEQLTTPVKEEHHNSQSSSAQSTSASSSSTTTAATAASSMLNASLATATPTAASNFALTHNSTMAAGVAAAAAAASSLTPTTLSVNNKLSLCLGGSLALAKSPKRPARYRRLPSMSPKKSPNPAATQPNAAAIGATAAAAVEAVPFERIPDSFRVYRANNQRDVSDSDDAPSQSSSPCSSCSDFSMSGSCSDFDSDEASDGDAHSDDGDSDSMKGNVMNDDSQGDCTTDAMDLQHATLNNTQGNGNMAISSSDSSSDSDDENSADMLDANALAKQRITRSTPTPTPLQGRGGAMAAARGRGKRRSNLSESTSSTATPPPLIRKAGKLRSATPNASPLVNNIKSRRSTMTASGGHNNSSSTAMTTTLTNNNKSKLHHELEETATVGVAGDLLVRHNSSSQKASLEPLQLVWAKCRGYPWYPALILDPKTPKGFVYNGVPLPAPPTDVLALRKNCIDDVVFLVLFFDVKRTWQWLPANKLDILGIDKQLDQQKLVESRKPAERKAVKKAYQDALLYQSQVSDLEGQGPDPIM; this is encoded by the exons ATGGGCCTCGACTTTGATGTCGTGGAGTACTGTAAAGGtgtgaaaacaaaacagtcgCTACCGCCATTTGGTTGTCCGGTGCGCGACTGTGATCGCAGCTACAAGACGCTCGTTGGCCTCCAGGGCCATCTCACCAACTACGATCACGACAATCCGCAACCCTTGACGCCCATACTGAAGCCCAATCGAAAAAAGGCGCGCTCATCTCGCGCTCTCCATTCTACGCCCAAGGGCAAtgacagcggcagcggcggtgGTGATGGTGGCGGTATCGGAGGTGGTGGTGCCACCAAGAACAACGATAGTGAATTTTCCAACGCTGCCCATCGCAACGTTCACTGCAATCCCGAATCCCTTGTGTCGTACAATGAAGTGGAGGCCACGGTCACCTttaacatcgatggaaagaGCGTGCGACTGGGCATCGATGATCCGCTACCCATCGTGGATGACGAAGAGTTTGTGCGACTGGTGGAGCGCGGTTGCATATTGAATGCGGATGCGCCGCCGCTGGAGGAGAAGGCGTCGTGGGCCAAGGTGCAGGTGCCCGTGGCGAATGTACGTGAAATTGCTGACTACCATGTGCCTGATGCTCCAGCTCGTCCGCTGGCCTATTATCGTTTCATTGAGAAGTCTGCCGAGGAGCTGGACGGCGAGATCGAATACGATGTGGATGAGGAGGACTCCGCGTGGCTGGAGCATATGAATGAGCAGCGGGCCAAGCAGAATCTCAATGCCATTGGCATCGATACCATGGAACTGCTGATGGATCGCCTCGAAAAGGAATCACATTTCCAAGCAGCGGCCAATGGCACGCCCACGGGCGTAGAGGTCGATGACGATGCCGTCTGTTGCATTTGCCTCGATGGCGAGTGCCAGAACACCAACGTGATACTCTTCTGCGACATGTGCAACCTGGCTGTGCATCAGGATTGCTATGGCGTACCCTATATACCCGAGGGTCAGTGGCTCTGTCGTCGTTGCCTGCAATCTCCCAGCAAGGCGGTTAACTGTGTGCTCTGTCCCAATGCCGGTGGCGCCTTCAAGCAGACGGATCACGGGCAATGGGCGCATGTTGTTTGCGCCTTGTGGATACCCGAGGTGCGTTTCGCCAATACCGTGTTCCTGGAGCCAATTG ATTCTATTGAGACCATACCGCCTGCTCGCTGGCGTCTCACGTGCTATGTGTGCAAGGAGAAGGGCCTGGGTGCGTGTATTCAGTGCCATCGGAACAGCTGCTATGCCGCCTTTCATGTGACGTGTGCTCAGCAGGCGGGCCTCTATATGACCATGGACACGGTCAAGGATGGCCACAACGATAGCTCGGTGCATGTGCAGAAGTTCGCctactgccacgcccacacgcCCGCCGATGCCAAGCTAAAGACCAATGTGCCCGACTTCGAGGACACGCGCCTCAAGATGCGCGAGGCACGCAAGGCGCTGGCCAAGAAGCGTTCGACGGCGCCGGTGGTCTTGATACCCACAATACCACCGGATCGTGTGCAGGAGATTGCGAGCATGGTGCACATGCAAAAGAAGAAGGAGTTCCTCGATCGCATCATTGCCTACTGGACGCTCAAGCGACACTATCGCAACGGTGTACCTCTGCTGCGACGCCTCCAGAGTCAAGGCAATAATCATGGCGTGATTCAGCGCAACGGGATCGAGGGCTCGCCGGACACCAAGGAGCTGTACAGGCAGCTCAAGTACTGGCAGTGTTTGCGACAGGATCTGGAGCGAGCGCGACTGCTGTGCGAGTTGGTGCGTAAGCGGGAGAAATTGAAGGTGGCCTTCGTTAAGATCTCCGAGGAGGTGGTAATGCTACAGCTGAATCCCTTGGAGTCGGCGCTGGGCAAGCTGCTGGATGCGCTGGAGACACGCGACACCATGGAGATCTTTCGGGAGCCAGTGGACACCAGTGAAGTGCCCGATTATATGGATATTGTGAAACATCCCATGGACTTGGGCACAATGCGAACGAGGCTCAAAGATTGCCGCTATACATCGCTGGAACAGCTGGAGGCAGACTTTGATCTGATGATACAGAATTGTTTGGCGTACAACAACAAGGATACGGTGTTCTATAGGGCAGGCATACGGATGCGCGATCAGGCGGCGCCATTGTTTGTACAGCTGCGCAAGGAGCTGCAGCGCGATGGACTGCTGGAGCGCAATCAGCGCTCGCATGTGGATCATGTGGAGGGCGAGGTGGAGCAGGAGTTGCGACAGCTGCTGGCGGCGCCACCCAGCGAAGATGTTGTACAAAAGTTGCTCATACTCGCCGACAAGTCGCAGGTGCTTAAGAATCCCAGCTATCGCACCAAGAAGATCAAGCAGATTCGTTTGGAAATCACGCGGATGCGAAAAGCGCTGCAAAAAGCGCGCTTTGCAGCG CGACATGCGGCACATGCGCATTCCCAGACCGACGACGATGAGGACGAGGATACGGGCGTGACGCCGTCCAAGAAACGCACACGCAAACGCCTCAACAGCAGCGCCATGGATTTGGACGAGTCACAGGATATGCAGGTGCATCACAATGATGACGACgaggacgatgacgatgactcCGAAGATGATTCAATGGCCGAAGATAGTATCAGCAAAAATGCTGGCCATATGGCACAAACGCCGCCCTGCAGTCCCGTAAAGAGtctcaacaacagcagctctCCCGTGGGCATTAATCGAAG GACGGCAATACTGTTAACGCGCAAGGCGCAAGCGGCGCTCAAGCGACCTTCGGAGCAACTGACAACGCCCGTCAAGGAGGAGCATCACAATTCTCAGTCATCCAGCGCACAGTCAACGAGCGCCAGCTCGAGTTCAACAACGACGGCAGCCACAGCGGCATCCAGCATGCTGAATGCATCGCTTGcgactgccacgcccacggCTGCCAGCAACTTTGCGTTGACGCACAACAGCACAATGGCTGCCGGAGTTGCggccgctgcagcagctgcctctAGCCTGACGCCCACGACGTTGTCGGTCAATAACAAGCTTAGCTTATGCCTGGGTGGCAGTCTGGCGCTGGCCAAGTCACCGAAGCGACCTGCGCGCTATCGTCGCCTGCCCTCGATGTCGCCAAAGAAGTCACCGAATCCAGCTGCAACGCAACCAAATGCTGCGGCAATtggagcaacagctgcagctgccgtgGAAGCTGTGCCCTTTGAGCGCATACCGGATAGCTTTCGAGTCTATAGAGCGAACAATCAGCGCGACGTCAGTGATAGCGACGATGCGCCCTCACAGTCAAGCAGTccctgcagcagctgctccgaCTTTAGCATGTCCGGCAGCTGCTCGGACTTTGACAGCGACGAGGCGAGCGACGGCGATGCGCATAGCGATGATGGTGATTCCGACAGCATGAAGGGCAATGTGATGAACGATGACTCGCAAGGGGATTGCACAACGGATGCCATGGACTTGCAGCATGCCACACTGAATAATACGCAGGGCAACGGCAACATGGCCATCAGCAGCAGTGACAGCAGTTCGGACAGTGACGATGAAAATAGTGCCGACATGCTGGATGCCAATGCGTTGGCCAAACAGCGAATCACACGCAGCACGCCAACACCCACGCCCTTGCAGGGGCGGGGCGGTGCAATGGCTGCGGCCAGAGGACGTGGTAAGCGACGCAGTAATCTCAGTGAATCGACCAGCTCGACAGCGACGCCGCCGCCACTCATACGCAAGGCCGGCAAGCTGAGATCAGCGACGCCGAATGCATCGCCACTtgtaaataacataaaatcgCGACGCAGTACGATGACAGCGAGCGGCGGtcacaacaatagcagcagcacagCCATGACAACGACGCtgacgaacaacaacaagagtaagCTGCATCATGAACTGGAGGAGACGGCAACGGTGGGTGTGGCTGGCGACTTGCTGGTGCGGCACAACAGTAGCTCACAGAAGGCATCGCTAGAGCCGCTGCAGCTGGTGTGGGCCAAATGTCGTGGCTACCCTTGGTATCCGGCGCTTATCTTGGACCCCAAGACTCCTAAGGGTTTCGTGTACAATGGAGTGCCATTGCCGGCGCCGCCAACGGATGTGCTGGCGTTGCGCAAGAATTGCATCGATGACGTTGTCTTTCTGGTGCTGTTCTTCGATGTGAAACGAACGTGGCAATGGCTGCCGGCGAATAAGCTGGACATCCTAGGCATTGACAAGCAGCTGGATCAGCAGAAGCTCGTTGAGTCACGCAAGCCCGCGGAACGGAAGGCCGTGAAAAAGGCCTATCAGGATGCGCTGCTTTACCAGAGTCAGGTATCCGATCTAGAGGGTCAAGGGCCCGATCCCATCATGTGA
- the LOC132788690 gene encoding inner centromere protein A yields the protein MEDLLEVLRNSLKLEDELNSLRQTYFEELDQLFYGITPTESGSEAPEIVAPKPVNTSITPQQTKKRPKRLASLAENEDNDESDTSAMGETVSQRSSLRKNNSQLLAVAQEEPEEELNTTGALMPPPPIPAPAPAHAIVSVPVAGTPAAETSMSGRPQRAAKLRSEKNLKEPSLNSKLRRPSNDELIQVKLECEQRASQAHLINVTRTEAAPLEVSQAKAKESSHAANTTGLRVMLKREKLSCDSSATLEATKTTLTDETTVLSNTTVANSTATVAAVPAKRGRKKKEVCKPIKVERFSDLDKPSPVSSRTRQGSNGGARNSQESQAPSQRSIYEDAIEEAAPQGAAVVNKTMNLPNVGNVETTFNVATGNATVTLNSDATFQVADDRGDDEKEESMETARQGSMPKTGQENSLLTDDESIVDVKPSKNVVSKMPPAALKATKMATRAHELFNPLLQSPVKMRVEAFENAANAQSSLRSKRVKEVAASGSNTTPVIGKLQAPALGRFLTPTQSSSVLPVSSSVGKKAPMSAKAAPLMKASTTTNLKTTNSTSNKTLSRENSGDDFRKGLHQLAEERKKQREQKHLQAAQQREVKERERAERLAKLAKEREEKRLKKEKMEERKRQEMEELQRKMQQQDEAERLKKAKLKEQEREMLHHMKMQQSSAKAMMPPPPKSKYTFEMLHEDDSTDDEGKVSHKRPPVPNWSRSHVRGPAISMQSHCPTDVIDSFFSVEPTTPDLKQIFPNIDPSHLKRNSSVLWSTPPRYSELPKY from the exons ATGGAAGATTTACTCGAAGTTTTGCGTAATTCTCTCAAATTGGAGGACGAATTAAATTCGTTACGCCAg ACTTATTTTGAGGAACTGGATCAATTGTTTTATGGCATAACTCCAACAGAATCGGGCAGCGAAGCGCCCGAAATTGTAGCACCGAAGCCAGTAAACACTTCAATTACACCACAGCAGACGAAAAAGCGGCCAAAGCGTTTGGCATCCCTGGCCGAAAATGAGGACAATG ATGAAAGTGATACCTCTGCCATGGGCGAGACTGTTTCACAGCGTTCGAGTCTGCGCAAGAACAATTCGCAGCTGTTGGCCGTGGCTCAAGAAGAGCCTGAGGAAGAACTCAATACAACAGGAGCACTGATGCCGCCGCCTCCAATTccagctcctgctcctgctcatGCTATAGTTTCCGTTCCAGTTGCAGGAACACCAGCAGCTGAGACTAGCATGAGCGGTCGACCACAACGTGCGGCTAAATTACGTTCGGAGAAGAACCTCAAGGAACCATCGTTAAATAGCAAATTACGTCGGCCGAGCAATGATGAGTTAATCCAAGTGAAATTAGAGTGTGAACAGCGTGCTTCACAAGCCCATTTAATCAACGTCACACGCACTGAAGCAGCGCCCTTGGAAGTGTCTCAGGCAAAGGCCAAGGAATCCAGCCACGCAGCTAACACAACCGGATTACGCGTCATGTTGAAGCGGGAGAAGCTCAGCTGCGATTCATCGGCGACGCTGGAGGCAACGAAAACAACGCTCACGGATGAGACAACCGTGCTGTCTAACACAACGGTGGCCAATTCAACGGCAACTGTAGCGGCAGTACCTGCTAAGAGGGGACGGAAAAAGAAGGAAGTGTGTAAGCCAATTAAAGTGGAACGTTTCAGCGATCTCGACAAGCCATCGCCTGTCTCCTCGCGCACACGTCAAGGCAGCAATGGAGGAGCACGTAATTCCCAGGAATCGCAAGCGCCATCACAACGTTCCATTTATGAGGATGCCATTGAAGAGGCAGCACCTCAAGGTGCTGCCGTTGTCAACAAAACAATGAACCTGCCCAATGTGGGCAATGTAGAGACCACGTTCAATGTGGCCACAGGAAATGCCACAGTTACACTAAATTCTGATGCCACATTCCAAGTGGCAGATGACCGTGGAGATGATGAGAAAGAAGAATCTATGGAGACAGCGCGACAGGGCAGCATGCCCAAAACGGGCCAAGAGAATAGTCTGTTGACTGATGACGAATCCATTGTTGATGTTAAACCCAGCAAAAATGTGGTAAGCAAGATGCCACCAGCAGCCCTCAAGGCCACCAAGATGGCAACGCGAGCTCACGAGCTGTTCAA TCCTTTGTTGCAGAGTCCTGTCAAAATGCGCGTTGAAGCGTTTGAAAATGCAGCTAATGCGCAGTCTAGTCTGCGCTCAAAGCGTGTCAAAGAAGTG GCCGCAAGCGGTAGCAACACGACTCCCGTTATTGGCAAATTGCAGGCACCTGCTTTGGGACGTTTCCTCACCCCAACTCAGAGCTCCAGTGTGCTGCCCGTGAGCTCGTCGGTGGGCAAGAAGGCCCCAATGAGTGCCAAGGCGGCACCACTGATGAAGGCCAGCACGACAACAAATCTGAAGACGACAAATTCGACGTCGAACAAAACGTTGTCCAGGGAGAACAGCGGCGATGATTTTCGCAAGGGCCTCCATCAGCTGGCTGAGGAGAGGAAGAAGCAGCGTGAACAGAAGCATTTGCAGGCGGCTCAGCAACGTGAGGTCAAGGAACGAGAACGTGCCGAACGCTTGGCCAAATTGGCCAAGGAGCGCGAGGAGAAGCGACTTAAAAAGGAGAAAATGGAGGAACGCAAGCGACAGGAAATGGAGGAACTGCAACGTAAAATGCAGCAACAGGATGAGGCAGAACGTCTTAAGAAGGCCAAGCTTAAAGAGCAAGAACGCGAAATGTTGCATCACATGAAGATGCAACAAAGTTCAGCTAAGGCAATGATGCCACCGCCACCGAAGTCCAAGTATACGTTCGAAATGCTGCACGAAGATGATTCTACGGACGACGAAGGCAAGGTGTCCCACAAGCGTCCGCCTGTGCCCAACTGGAGTCGCT caCACGTTCGTGGTCCTGCAATCTCTATGCAGAGTCATTGTCCCACCGATGTCATTGACAGCTTCTTCTCGGTGGAACCAACCACGCCGGATCTGAAGCAGATATTCCCCAACATCGATCCCAGTCATTTGAAGCGCAACTCGAGTGTCTTGTGGTCCACGCCACCGCGCTACTCCGAGTtgccaaaatattaa